Within the Bacteroidota bacterium genome, the region CCCCAGAAACAGGATTACTTTAATCCGATCGAGCGAAGCAGCAACAAACAATGTTGATATGCCGATTAATAACAAAACCAAATGTGAAATGGGTTGAAATAAATGATTCATAAATAAAGATAAAATACCTATTAACGCATAACCAACAATTGAAAATTCAACCCAAGTTTTTTTAAAATAATAATATAATGTATCCATATAATACCCTTCTATTTAATTTATTTCTTCAACAGTAAAGGAGTAGTTTTCCATAATAACGTTCGATAGCAACTTTCGACAAGCATCTTCGGTTTGTTGTTTAGCTTCTTCCATATTGTTGCTGTTAATTTTCATTTCTATGTATTTACCTATTCTAACATCCTGAATGGAAGAAAAGTTTAAACTCTCGAGAGCATGAAAAACCGCTTTGCCCTGAGGGTCAAGAATTGATTTCTTTAGAGTGATTGTTATTTTTGCTAAGAACAAAATCGACCTATATATTTACACATCAATACTCGTTTTTTCAGTATCTTCTTCAACTATTTTTCCATCTTGGAATAATTTCGGGATTGTTAAAATAGTCCATCTGATAATTCCTGTGAAAGAAAATAAAACAAAGAGGGGGAAAATTGCTGCCCCTTTTGTAGCTAAAATAATTACAACAGCCGTCAGGAATATACCGAATTTTAAAGGATACTCTTTGATATTCCGTTTATTGAATTTGGGCAGAGTATCATATTTAAATGTGCTGACCATTAATAGCGATAACCATATTATGAGAACGATAAAAACATCGGCTTTCCAACCGGCAATACCGTCGGCTTCCGTATAATAAGTTAGGACAAATGCTACTAAAGCAATTGCCTGTGCAGGAATTGGAAGTCCTTTGAAATAATCTTTATCAAAACCAACTAACTGTACGTTAAAGCGAGCGAGACGTATTCCACCTAAAATTAAAGGTAGCGAACTTATAATAATTCCCAGTCCTTCGAGATTATGCAGATAAATTTTATACGCCATAAAAGAAGGTGCTGCACCGAATGTTATCAAATCGGATAATGAATCGAACTCGACACCGAATTTGCTGGACGATTTGGTAATTCGTGCCATAATTCCATCTAACGAATCGAAAATAGCACCAAGTATAATAAGCCAGGCAGCAACTTCGAAATTTTCTTTACTCGAATGAATGATGGAGAAAAAACCGCAAAACATATTAAGGACGGTAAAAAGACTTGGAACAACAGCTCGAGTAATTTTCATTTTAGATTATCATCCTTATTCACCTGTGAATTCAGCTATTACTGTTTCGCCGGCTGATACATTTTGTCCTATACTTACTTTAACTGTAATTTTTCCCTTTGGAAGAAGTACGTCGACGCGCGATCCGAACTTAATCATACCAAACCGTTCGCCTGCTTTGGCAGGCATTCCGATTTTCAGGTCAGCTACAATTCTTCGAGCCACAGCTCCAGCAATTTGTTTAAACAATATTTTACCCTTTTGGCTTTCGATGCCAATTAAAGTTCGTTCGTTTACATCGGAGGCTTTATCCTCGAATGCAACCATATATTTACCCGGAATATGTTCGAAATATTGTATTGTGCCATCAATGGGATAGCGATTGACGTGGACATTAAAAGGCGACATAAAAATGCTGATAAGCACGGCATCGCATTTTAAAAAACTATCTTCATGAACATCTTTTATTGAAATAATTTTCCCATCGGCAGGCGATATTATCAGGTTATTTCCTGCCGGTGTAACTCGATCCGGGTCTCTAAAAAAATAGAGGGTGAATAAAATAAATGCTGAACTGAAAATAATCAGTATGAATCTTAATAAATCAACACGAATAAAAATTATTGATATTAATATCAGTGTAAAACAAATAAACAAAACTACCCCAACAACATCGAAACCATATTTAGCTATCAAGAAATTCTCCTGTTAATTTAGACTTTATGCGAAAGCCTGTCGTTTAATTCTGAAAATACTTTATAAATATTTTCATTTGAGTGATTAAAATAATCGCGTTGATATTTTCCATCTTCCGAGATATTCCAGAAGCGGCAGGTTAAAGGTGAAAGCTCGCCGCTTAGTACGATTTTATCTTCGATATGTCCGAATTCAAGTTCAACATCAGTTAAAACCAAATTTCGCCTTTCACAAAGTGAACGCAACACAGCATTCGTTTTCGATGCTAACCGGTTGATTGCCTTGAAATCCTCGATAGGGGTAAGCCCTAAAGATAGAATGTGCGTTTCGTTAAACGCTGTTTTATTTTTATCT harbors:
- the pssA gene encoding CDP-diacylglycerol--serine O-phosphatidyltransferase, with protein sequence MKITRAVVPSLFTVLNMFCGFFSIIHSSKENFEVAAWLIILGAIFDSLDGIMARITKSSSKFGVEFDSLSDLITFGAAPSFMAYKIYLHNLEGLGIIISSLPLILGGIRLARFNVQLVGFDKDYFKGLPIPAQAIALVAFVLTYYTEADGIAGWKADVFIVLIIWLSLLMVSTFKYDTLPKFNKRNIKEYPLKFGIFLTAVVIILATKGAAIFPLFVLFSFTGIIRWTILTIPKLFQDGKIVEEDTEKTSIDV
- a CDS encoding phosphatidylserine decarboxylase family protein, encoding MIAKYGFDVVGVVLFICFTLILISIIFIRVDLLRFILIIFSSAFILFTLYFFRDPDRVTPAGNNLIISPADGKIISIKDVHEDSFLKCDAVLISIFMSPFNVHVNRYPIDGTIQYFEHIPGKYMVAFEDKASDVNERTLIGIESQKGKILFKQIAGAVARRIVADLKIGMPAKAGERFGMIKFGSRVDVLLPKGKITVKVSIGQNVSAGETVIAEFTGE
- the purS gene encoding phosphoribosylformylglycinamidine synthase subunit PurS, with protein sequence MLFLAKITITLKKSILDPQGKAVFHALESLNFSSIQDVRIGKYIEMKINSNNMEEAKQQTEDACRKLLSNVIMENYSFTVEEIN